A genomic stretch from Arachis stenosperma cultivar V10309 chromosome 3, arast.V10309.gnm1.PFL2, whole genome shotgun sequence includes:
- the LOC130966061 gene encoding sulfite exporter TauE/SafE family protein 3-like, translating into MGLHGLLKWWDVMSGRVLIIAFFLLVSSPSSSSQQNNTAPPSSNEIKGFHHDPQSSFYKHKWPGMEIGWRIVVGSIIGFLGSAFGTVGGVGGGGIFVPMLTLIIGFDAKSATAISKCMITGGAGATVFYNLRQRHPTLDLPVIDYDLALLFQPMLMLGISIGVAFNVTFPDWMLTTLLIIVFIGISTNAFLKGVDTWKKETRLKQEAKQKSQLNDIGRAENAANDPQTGVGLVNENLTNNINKQSKKKVSVIENIYWRELGLLVSVWIMILALEIGKNYTTNCSVLYWALNILQVPITVGVSSYEAVLLYKGKKGIASKGDKETHWRVHQIILYMACGILAGIIGGLLGLGGGFILGPLFLGLGIPPQVASATSTFAMTFSASMSVVEYYLLKRFPVPYALYFVAVATVAALIGQHLVRKLIAFLGRASLIIFILSLTVFVSAISLGGVGIANLIHNIEQKKYMGFGNLCTLRVRN; encoded by the exons ATGGGCTTGCATGGATTATTAAAATGGTGGGACGTGATGAGTGGAAGGGTTTTGATTATTGCTTTTTTTCTCCTtgtttcttctccttcttcgtCTTCTCAACAAAATAACACAGCACCACCATCATCCAATGAAATAAAAGGGTTTCATCATGATCCACAATCATCATTTTACAAACACAAATGGCCG GGGATGGAAATTGGGTGGAGAATAGTAGTAGGGAGCATAATAGGGTTCCTTGGATCAGCATTTGGTACAGTGGGAGGTGTCGGTGGGGGTGGCATCTTTGTTCCCATGCTAACCCTTATTATTGGATTTGATGCTAAATCGGCCACAGCTATATCCAAAT GCATGATTACTGGTGGAGCAGGAGCAACAGTTTTCTACAATCTAAGGCAAAGACATCCAACACTTGATTTGCCTGTGATTGATTATGATTTAGCACTTCTTTTCCAACCAATGTTGATGCTTGGAATCAGTATTGGAGTTGCTTTCAATGTCACTTTCCCTGATTGGATGCTAACTACTTTGTTGATTATAGTTTTCAtag GCATTTCAACTAATGCATTTCTAAAGGGTGTTGATACATGGAAAAAAGAAACCCGTCTTAAGcag GAGGCTAAGCAGAAATCACAACTGAATG ATATTGGGAGGGCTGAAAATGCTGCAAATGATCCTCAAACAGGAGTAGGCTTGGTCAATGAAAATCTCACTAACAACATTAATAAACAATCTAAGAAAAAG GTTTCGGTTATAGAGAACATTTATTGGAGGGAGCTTGGACTTCTTGTCTCTGTGTGGATCATGATTCTTGCATTAGAGATAGGAAAA AACTATACAACAAATTGCTCAGTGTTATATTGGGCATTGAATATACTGCAG GTGCCGATAACAGTAGGAGTGAGTTCATATGAGGCAGTACTTCTATACAAAGGGAAGAAAGGAATAGCCTCAAAGGGAGACAAAGAGACACATTGGAGAGTGCATCAGATAATTCTATACATGGCTTGTGGCATTCTTGCTGGCATAATTGGTGGCTTGCTTGGCCTTGGTGGTGGTTTCATCTTGGGTCCACTCTTCCTTGGCCTTGGAATTCCACCTCAG gtGGCAAGTGCTACATCCACTTTTGCAATGACATTCTCAGCATCTATGTCTGTGGTCGAATATTACCTTCTTAAACGTTTTCCTGTTCCTTATG CCCTGTATTTTGTAGCTGTAGCAACTGTTGCTGCACTTATTGGACAACATTTGGTGAGAAAGCTCATTGCATTTCTAGGGAGAGCATCTCTTATTATTTTCATCCTATCACTTACAGTTTTTGTCAGTGCAATATCATTAG GTGGAGTAGGCATAGCAAACCTGATTCACAATATTGAACAAAAGAAGTACATGGGATTCGGAAACCTTTGCACTCTAAGGGTtagaaattag